From Humisphaera borealis, the proteins below share one genomic window:
- a CDS encoding HAMP domain-containing sensor histidine kinase: protein MPWDEQSARDGSPDERSRSGGGKAKGRPQTGESSGLSLRLRLMLMLLAVFGVIQVGLSVAHLVYDSRTADALFVTELSRVVDAISGSVQTASAPLTDAALQSVSAERGAAVLGRPCIITLYDQAGTVIATSAHPPIDIRPLGPPQDLLAAGRDLGLESRLTKLPAKVGGVTSRIVVRPLPPIATGPSAGQGRLLVVAAPEALFTDLSDRATMNIVMLTPIGLIASAIAGWFIAGIAVRPLRQLGLIASQMRPDNLTQPIDFHSSASELTSLKQELDQMRKRIESGYKAQERFVANVSHEIKTPIATVLTESQTLARPGATPAEIRQFIDSTQDEMRRLGRLVESFLLLTRVRDGKPVESTRARVPVNDVVLDSIQHCWRYAQEHNVKLDPELFADADRELAVIADPDLLRTMIDNLVRNAIRFSPKEDTVKVLVRLDSTDKVCIGVRDRGPGIPESMKEKIFDRFAQGSGDEKLGRGSGLGLEIAQGIAELHGGHISVSNLERGGCEFCAMLPLATAVSPSAPTCHDEPAPAHS from the coding sequence ATGCCGTGGGATGAGCAATCAGCACGTGACGGTTCACCCGACGAGCGATCGCGAAGTGGCGGCGGCAAGGCAAAAGGCCGGCCGCAGACCGGCGAGAGTTCCGGGCTTTCGCTGCGCCTGCGGCTAATGCTGATGCTGCTGGCGGTATTCGGGGTGATCCAGGTTGGGCTTTCCGTCGCACACCTGGTCTATGACAGCCGAACCGCTGACGCCCTTTTTGTAACGGAACTGAGCCGCGTCGTGGATGCCATCTCCGGCAGCGTGCAGACCGCCTCTGCGCCGCTGACGGATGCGGCACTCCAGTCTGTTTCTGCCGAGCGAGGCGCTGCCGTGCTTGGCCGGCCTTGCATCATCACCCTGTACGATCAGGCCGGCACCGTGATCGCCACCAGCGCTCACCCGCCAATTGACATCCGGCCGCTGGGGCCGCCGCAGGACCTGCTTGCGGCAGGACGCGACCTCGGTCTGGAAAGTCGACTGACAAAACTCCCGGCGAAAGTTGGCGGCGTCACGAGCCGGATCGTCGTCCGTCCCCTCCCGCCGATCGCGACCGGCCCTTCCGCAGGGCAAGGGCGCCTCCTGGTCGTCGCCGCGCCCGAGGCGCTGTTTACCGATCTGTCCGACCGCGCCACGATGAACATCGTGATGCTGACGCCGATCGGTCTGATCGCGTCAGCGATCGCCGGTTGGTTCATCGCGGGCATCGCCGTGCGGCCGCTGCGGCAGTTGGGCCTGATCGCCAGCCAGATGCGGCCCGACAACCTCACGCAACCGATCGACTTTCACTCGTCCGCCAGCGAACTGACATCGCTGAAGCAGGAATTGGATCAGATGCGCAAGCGGATCGAGTCGGGCTACAAAGCGCAGGAGCGTTTCGTCGCGAACGTGTCGCATGAGATCAAGACTCCGATTGCAACGGTTCTGACCGAGTCTCAGACCCTGGCCCGCCCCGGCGCGACGCCCGCAGAGATCAGGCAGTTCATCGACAGCACGCAGGACGAGATGCGCCGGCTCGGCCGGTTGGTGGAAAGCTTTCTGCTGCTCACACGCGTACGGGACGGCAAGCCGGTCGAATCGACGCGGGCCCGTGTTCCGGTCAACGATGTCGTGCTGGACTCCATTCAGCACTGCTGGAGGTACGCGCAGGAACACAATGTCAAGCTCGACCCCGAGCTGTTCGCCGACGCCGACCGCGAGTTGGCGGTCATCGCCGATCCCGACCTGCTGCGCACCATGATCGACAACCTCGTGCGCAACGCGATCCGATTCTCCCCCAAGGAGGACACGGTCAAGGTCCTGGTTCGCCTCGACAGCACCGACAAGGTCTGCATCGGCGTTCGCGACCGCGGGCCCGGCATCCCGGAGTCCATGAAGGAAAAAATCTTCGACCGCTTCGCGCAGGGGAGCGGCGATGAGAAGCTCGGCCGGGGAAGCGGGTTGGGGCTCGAGATCGCCCAGGGTATCGCCGAACTCCACGGCGGACACATCTCGGTCAGCAACCTCGAACGCGGCGGCTGCGAGTTTTGTGCGATGCTACCGCTCGCGACGGCCGTCTCACCTTCGGCACCCACCTGCCACGATGAGCCCGCACCTGCCCACTCGTGA
- a CDS encoding response regulator transcription factor, which yields MRILVVEDNPKIAEGIRKGLTENGFAVDVSLTGFEAEEMASSVDYDIVVLDLMLPDRDGTDVCRNLRRRKNKTPVLMLTALGSTEEKVAGLNAGADDYLTKPFEFEELVARIRAILRRGEPTESRTLRVHDLELDLYTRQAKRAEKKIELSNKEFALLEYLMRNPNRVLTRTQIGEKVWDMNFEPSSNVIDVYIANLRKRIDKDFDTPLIQTIKGAGYRFGVMDDNAVG from the coding sequence ATGCGAATCTTGGTGGTCGAAGACAACCCGAAAATCGCCGAGGGAATCCGCAAGGGTCTCACGGAGAACGGGTTTGCGGTGGATGTTTCGCTGACCGGTTTCGAGGCCGAGGAGATGGCCAGCAGCGTCGACTATGACATCGTCGTGCTCGACCTGATGCTGCCCGATCGCGACGGGACGGACGTCTGTCGCAACCTCAGACGACGCAAAAACAAGACGCCGGTGCTGATGCTCACAGCGCTCGGATCGACCGAGGAGAAGGTCGCCGGCCTTAATGCGGGTGCCGACGACTACCTGACCAAGCCGTTCGAGTTCGAGGAACTGGTGGCGCGGATCCGCGCGATCCTGCGTCGCGGCGAACCGACCGAGTCGCGAACGTTGCGCGTTCACGACCTTGAACTTGATCTCTACACCCGCCAGGCGAAGCGCGCCGAGAAGAAGATCGAATTATCGAACAAGGAGTTCGCGCTGCTCGAGTACCTGATGCGCAACCCGAACCGGGTGCTGACGCGCACACAGATCGGTGAGAAGGTCTGGGACATGAACTTCGAGCCCAGCAGCAACGTGATCGACGTGTACATCGCCAACCTGCGGAAACGAATCGACAAAGACTTCGACACCCCACTGATCCAGACGATCAAAGGCGCGGGCTACCGCTTCGGGGTGATGGACGACAATGCCGTGGGATGA
- a CDS encoding AI-2E family transporter: MSKLKTAAIILVSVAVLWLGQEVFIPLVLSFMMAMLLSGPVRRMERWHFPRVVAATIAVVVAFGAMAFIGYLVGNQVYTLASDLEKYQGEIVRKVSTLRGTGPGVMDKVESTLQKVEAAASTNQPSTEPASQPTTQPATQATFTVTHGVPVRTDPAPATKPADAEIDKPSGSRQNPLYAYIMPGQPSPLRTLSSYIGIALSPLATAGLVIVFVFFILLEREDIRDRAIRLVSNGQYTLTTTAVDDGVDRIIRYIRAQAIVNGTYGLAVALGLWLIGLTLGGGMTFPSFLLWGLLGAVLRFVPYIGPWVAAAFPITLSIAAYNGFSVAVAVIAMFLVIELLSNNIMEPILYGSTTGLSVMALLVSAVFWTWLWGPVGLLLSTPLTVVMMVVGRYVPGLGFLEVLLGDKPAMTPPERVYQRLLAGDEDEALAVAEEYAKDHTLKETFDDVLLPALSMSERDAGQGTLNDERRTMVLQGTRRIIEELGENPAAPAAVKTGDTPAATKDVTPTGVRVAVLPAHDEADALAGVMLNRLLRDSGVETLNLTQHALASEMVEQVRTFDPHVVFVSSTPPAAVSHVRYLLRRMRGGLPVEKLAIGVWSATSDVETLKNRLELKSAVISTSLGGAIEQIRQMTEQDRVDIRKQREVVGA; encoded by the coding sequence ATGTCCAAATTGAAAACCGCAGCGATCATTCTCGTATCCGTCGCCGTGCTGTGGCTCGGACAGGAGGTGTTCATTCCGCTGGTGCTGTCGTTCATGATGGCCATGCTGCTATCGGGGCCGGTTCGGCGAATGGAGCGGTGGCATTTCCCTCGCGTTGTCGCCGCGACGATCGCCGTCGTCGTCGCGTTTGGAGCGATGGCATTCATCGGCTACCTGGTCGGAAACCAGGTGTATACGCTCGCGTCGGACCTGGAAAAGTACCAGGGTGAGATCGTTCGAAAGGTCTCGACGCTTCGCGGAACCGGACCGGGCGTGATGGACAAGGTCGAGTCGACCCTGCAAAAAGTCGAGGCCGCCGCATCGACCAACCAGCCTTCGACAGAGCCGGCATCGCAGCCGACCACGCAGCCCGCGACGCAGGCCACTTTTACGGTCACGCACGGCGTACCTGTTCGTACCGACCCCGCCCCGGCGACCAAGCCGGCCGACGCCGAGATCGATAAGCCGTCCGGCTCGCGGCAGAATCCTCTGTACGCCTACATCATGCCGGGGCAGCCTTCGCCGCTGCGGACTCTTTCGAGCTATATCGGCATCGCGTTGTCGCCACTGGCGACCGCGGGCCTCGTGATCGTATTCGTCTTCTTCATCCTGCTCGAACGCGAGGACATCCGCGACCGCGCCATTCGACTCGTCAGCAACGGCCAGTACACGCTCACGACCACCGCAGTCGATGACGGTGTCGACCGGATCATCCGCTACATCCGTGCCCAGGCGATCGTCAACGGCACCTACGGCTTGGCGGTGGCGCTGGGGCTGTGGCTGATAGGGCTGACGCTCGGCGGTGGGATGACTTTCCCCAGCTTCCTGCTTTGGGGATTGCTCGGCGCAGTGCTTCGATTCGTCCCCTACATCGGCCCGTGGGTGGCGGCGGCGTTCCCGATCACGCTGTCCATTGCCGCCTATAACGGATTCTCCGTCGCTGTTGCTGTCATCGCGATGTTCCTGGTCATCGAACTGCTCTCCAACAACATCATGGAGCCGATCCTCTACGGCTCCACGACCGGGCTGTCGGTGATGGCGCTGCTCGTGTCGGCCGTTTTCTGGACCTGGCTCTGGGGGCCTGTCGGCCTGCTCCTTTCGACGCCGCTCACGGTCGTCATGATGGTCGTCGGTCGCTACGTGCCGGGGCTGGGCTTCCTGGAAGTCCTGCTCGGCGACAAGCCGGCCATGACACCGCCGGAACGCGTCTATCAGCGTTTGCTAGCCGGCGACGAGGACGAGGCACTGGCGGTCGCCGAAGAATATGCCAAGGACCACACCCTGAAGGAGACGTTCGACGACGTGCTGCTGCCGGCGCTATCCATGTCCGAGCGGGATGCGGGGCAGGGAACGCTCAACGACGAGCGCCGAACGATGGTCCTCCAAGGCACACGTCGAATCATCGAAGAACTTGGCGAGAACCCCGCCGCACCCGCCGCCGTCAAGACGGGCGATACGCCCGCCGCGACCAAAGACGTAACACCGACCGGCGTGCGCGTCGCCGTGCTGCCCGCGCACGACGAGGCCGACGCGTTGGCTGGCGTCATGCTGAACCGCCTGCTGCGCGATAGCGGTGTCGAAACACTGAACCTCACACAGCACGCCTTGGCGAGCGAAATGGTGGAACAGGTTCGTACGTTTGATCCCCACGTGGTCTTTGTTTCGTCCACGCCGCCCGCCGCGGTCAGCCACGTGCGGTACCTGCTGCGGCGGATGCGCGGCGGACTGCCCGTCGAAAAGCTCGCGATCGGCGTCTGGTCGGCGACGAGCGACGTCGAGACGCTCAAAAACCGTTTGGAACTGAAATCAGCGGTGATCTCCACGAGCCTGGGCGGTGCGATTGAACAGATCCGGCAGATGACCGAGCAGGACCGCGTCGACATCCGCAAACAGCGTGAAGTGGTGGGGGCGTAG
- a CDS encoding ArsR/SmtB family transcription factor: MARAATTLDPFNAVAEPKRRQVLEALATGEMAVSDIVGRLGWPQPMVSKHLGVLKEVGLVTSRREGRQRLYSVNGEQLKTIHDWARMFEKFWSHQLLRIKEQAERRAKDLSV, encoded by the coding sequence ATGGCCCGTGCAGCGACCACGCTCGATCCGTTCAATGCCGTTGCCGAGCCCAAGCGCCGCCAAGTGCTGGAGGCCCTCGCCACCGGCGAGATGGCCGTCAGCGACATCGTCGGGCGGCTGGGCTGGCCGCAGCCGATGGTGTCCAAGCACCTGGGGGTGCTGAAGGAGGTGGGGCTGGTGACCTCTCGCCGCGAAGGCCGTCAACGCCTCTACAGCGTCAACGGGGAGCAACTTAAAACCATTCACGACTGGGCCCGGATGTTCGAAAAGTTCTGGTCGCACCAACTCCTTCGCATCAAGGAACAGGCCGAACGCAGAGCGAAGGACCTGTCGGTTTAG
- a CDS encoding SRPBCC family protein — protein MSSSTTVTQEPVSSLTIRQDIAIAAPIEIAWEAVLDQLGPMNEMPDGTPFPFKLEAWPGGRLFRDLGNSAGHLWGNVQVIKPPKLLEIWGPMMMPYPAINHLQYRLTAEGSNTRLQLTHRAMGFIQDEHRDGMPKGFDHWVNRVRQLAETRSSR, from the coding sequence ATGTCCTCCAGCACCACCGTCACCCAGGAACCTGTTTCGTCGCTCACGATCCGCCAGGACATCGCGATTGCTGCCCCTATCGAAATCGCGTGGGAGGCCGTCCTCGATCAGCTCGGCCCGATGAACGAGATGCCCGATGGCACCCCATTCCCTTTCAAGCTGGAAGCCTGGCCGGGCGGTCGGCTGTTTCGTGATCTGGGCAATTCCGCCGGGCACCTGTGGGGCAACGTGCAGGTCATCAAGCCGCCGAAGCTGCTGGAGATCTGGGGGCCGATGATGATGCCTTACCCTGCAATCAACCACCTGCAGTACCGGCTGACCGCCGAGGGATCGAACACCCGGCTGCAGCTCACCCACCGGGCCATGGGATTCATTCAGGACGAGCACCGCGACGGCATGCCAAAGGGCTTCGACCACTGGGTCAATCGGGTCAGGCAACTCGCCGAGACCCGGTCGAGCAGATAA
- a CDS encoding DUF899 domain-containing protein, with protein MTTRPIVSKSQWTEARIALLAKEKELTRQRDELARQRRELPWVKVDQNYVFDGPDGKVALGHLFGDRSQLIVYHFMFGPDWAEGCPSCSYVCDHLDGTLSHLAARDVSLVAVSRAPVSKIAAFKKRMGWRFPWVSSHDNAFNYDFHVSFTPEERAKGGVYYNYGTAPFPSEEAPGASVFYKDPGTGEIFHTYSAFSRGLDALLGTYVLLDLTPKGRDEDHLPFSMQWVRHHDRYETRAAFADADKPYWPKVELTLAGTAMSVAAGSGLDCGPSCGCGSEKRK; from the coding sequence ATGACCACCCGTCCGATCGTATCGAAATCGCAATGGACCGAAGCCCGCATCGCGCTTCTAGCGAAGGAGAAGGAACTGACCCGGCAGCGCGACGAACTCGCCCGGCAGCGGCGTGAGCTGCCGTGGGTCAAGGTCGACCAGAACTACGTCTTCGACGGCCCCGACGGCAAGGTCGCGCTCGGCCACCTCTTTGGCGATCGCAGCCAGCTCATCGTGTATCACTTCATGTTCGGGCCCGACTGGGCCGAGGGGTGCCCGAGCTGCTCGTATGTCTGCGATCACCTTGACGGCACGCTGTCGCACCTGGCAGCACGCGATGTGTCGCTGGTCGCCGTCTCCCGTGCGCCCGTGTCGAAGATTGCCGCCTTCAAGAAGCGCATGGGTTGGCGGTTCCCCTGGGTGTCGTCGCACGACAACGCCTTCAACTATGACTTCCACGTCTCGTTCACTCCCGAGGAGCGCGCCAAGGGCGGCGTCTACTACAACTACGGCACCGCGCCATTCCCCAGCGAAGAAGCCCCCGGCGCCAGCGTCTTCTACAAAGACCCCGGCACCGGCGAGATCTTCCACACGTACTCTGCCTTCAGCCGCGGGCTTGACGCCCTCCTGGGCACCTACGTCTTGCTCGACCTGACGCCCAAAGGCCGCGACGAAGACCACCTGCCCTTCAGCATGCAATGGGTGCGGCACCATGACCGGTACGAAACCCGCGCCGCGTTCGCCGATGCCGACAAGCCCTACTGGCCCAAAGTCGAGCTCACCCTCGCCGGGACGGCGATGTCGGTCGCCGCGGGGTCCGGCTTGGATTGCGGCCCTTCCTGCGGCTGCGGATCGGAGAAACGTAAATGA
- a CDS encoding DinB family protein — MQAIDLVRHALGVGDHVFQGLVADLRDHPMATQAPTGGNHAIWTLGHITLLEAGIPGIFFGESNPLASWEPLFQVGSKPTNDASAYPSFDELLGQYRQQRATTMKILDQVGESGMDRVPAHIPKGFEKAMATFGLTLLTMALHQMLHAGELADIRRAVGIKPMM, encoded by the coding sequence ATGCAGGCCATCGATCTTGTTCGTCATGCACTTGGCGTCGGCGACCACGTGTTCCAGGGACTCGTCGCCGATTTACGCGATCACCCCATGGCGACGCAGGCGCCGACCGGTGGCAATCACGCCATCTGGACCCTTGGGCACATCACACTGCTTGAGGCCGGCATCCCCGGCATCTTCTTCGGCGAGTCCAATCCGCTGGCTAGTTGGGAACCGCTCTTTCAGGTTGGAAGCAAGCCGACCAACGACGCCAGCGCTTATCCCAGTTTCGACGAACTGCTCGGCCAGTATCGCCAGCAGCGGGCGACGACGATGAAGATTCTGGACCAGGTCGGCGAATCCGGCATGGACCGCGTGCCGGCGCACATTCCCAAGGGCTTCGAAAAGGCCATGGCGACCTTCGGCCTGACCTTACTCACCATGGCGTTACACCAGATGCTGCACGCCGGCGAACTGGCCGACATCCGCCGGGCGGTGGGCATTAAGCCGATGATGTAA